The Camelina sativa cultivar DH55 unplaced genomic scaffold, Cs unpScaffold09753, whole genome shotgun sequence DNA segment TTTACCTCAGGATGCCGAGAGAAAGGATCATAAGCCATTGAAGTCAGAGACCGTGGAAGTGAAAGCAGAAATTCCTGATGTTCCTTTTCAAACAGGATTTGGCATTAAAGAAGTGAAAAATGAAGCTGTTGATAATGTTCCCAAACCTAGGCTTGTCAGTGAACATGGTTTATCTGGTGACTCGCCAAAGcaagaaaacatcaaaatgGAGAAAAAGCCTGAGCCGA contains these protein-coding regions:
- the LOC109131959 gene encoding histone acetyltransferase HAC12-like, coding for APRCADTLDNLQPSIKRLKVEQSFQPVVPETENCKRSIVSTTEADLPQDAERKDHKPLKSETVEVKAEIPDVPFQTGFGIKEVKNEAVDNVPKPRLVSEHGLSGDSPKQENIKMEKKPEPKEEDLVDNPE